One Salvia miltiorrhiza cultivar Shanhuang (shh) chromosome 6, IMPLAD_Smil_shh, whole genome shotgun sequence genomic window, AGCTTGATGTTCCAAAACCTGCAAAAATCTTGTAAGTCTGCGCTTATAAATTGGGACCCGTTGTCCGTGACGATCTCCTTGGGCACCCCATACCTGCATATAACATTCTTCCAGATAAAACCTTTTACCTCTTTATCCCTAACCTGGTGAAAAGAATCTGCCTCGATCCACTTGGTGAAGTAGCCCGTCACGGCTAACATGTAGACTTTTTGTCCAGGGGCAACAGGTAGTTTGCCTACGATGTCCATCCCCCATTTCATGAAGGGCCATGGAGAAGTGATAGCTTTTAGTGGCTCTGGGGGTAAATGGGAGACTTGGGCAAATCGTTGGCACTTATCACATCTCTTGACATAGTCTGCTGAATCGGCTTTCATGGTGGGCCAATAATACCCACTAGTCAGGGCTCGATGGGCGAGGCTTCTTCCACCCGAATGGTTGCCGCATTCCCCCTCATGTAGCTCGGAAAGGACATATCTTGCCTCTGCAGGGTTAATACATCTCAAGTATGGACCATTGTAAGAGCGCTTATACAATTTACCTCGAATAATGGAGAATCGGGCTGCTTGGGCTTTGAGTCGTCGggcttcatttctttcatctggGAGTGTGTCTTGTGCTAAGTAATCCGTTATGGGGGTCATCCAGGTTGGTTCGGCTGACACTTCATGGACTTGTTCCTCCTTATCCTTTTGAGTCGCTGGCCATTGGAGGCACGTTATCTGAATGACCTTTGGTTGCGTGGTCTGGATGGATGGCCCCAAGTTGGCTAATGCGTCGGCATGGCTATTGTCCCCTCGTGGAACTTGGCTCAGGGTGAATTCCTCAAAGCTCGATTGCAACTCTTTAGTTTTGCCCAGATAGGCTATCATTTTGGCATCCTTGGCTTGGTAGGATCCTTGCATTTGATTGACCACAATCTGGGAGTCGCTGAAGACATTGATTCGTTTGACCCCTATCTCCTTGGCCAATTCAAGTCCAGCCAGCATTGCCTCATACTCCGCCTCGTTGTTGGTTGCCTTGAATTGACACCGAATTGATTGTTCGACCATGTCGCCCTGAGGTGAAATAAGGACCAGGCCAAGTCCACTTCCCCTCATATTGCTGGACCCGTCAACATAAAGTTTCCAAATCCCCATTTGATCGGGTTCTTCGGTCATGCAACATAGTTCCTTGTCGGCCTGCATGGTAAGGTTAGGAGTAAAATCAACAATGAAATCTGCTAGTACCTGAGACTTGAGGGCCATTCGGGGCTTGAAGGTAATGTCGTATTCGCTTAGTTCTACTGCCCATTTGGTCAATCGACCCGATAGCTCCGGCTTGTGGAATATGGCTTTGAGGGGGTATGTGGTCACCACAGAGATCGGGTGACATTGGAAGTAGGGTCGCAGTTTTCTTGCTGCGTGGACCAATGCGAGAGCTAGCTTCTCAAGTTGGCTGTATCGGGTCTCCGCATCTAGGAGGGACTTGCTCACATAGTATATCGGTGCTTGCCTTCCTTCGTCCTCCTTGACCAACACGGCACTGACAGCAGTCTCGGACACGGCTAAATAGACCAATAGGACTTCATGGTCTTTTGATTTGGCCAGAAGGGGCGGGTTGGTCAGGTATTGCTTGAGTTGTTGTAATGTTTCCTCACACTCCTCTGTCCACTCAAAGGTTTTTGATTTCCTAAGAGTGTTGAAGAATGGGTGACACCGCTCTGAGGATTTTGAGATGAATCGGCCCAATGCGGCTATCCTCCCGGTTAACTTTTGTACGTCCTTGACGCATGTTGGGGATTGAATCTTCATGATGGAGTCGATTTGGGCCGGGTTGGCCTCTATGCCTCTTTGGGTGACCATATAACCTAAAAATTTTCCTGCATTAACACCAAAAGAACATTTAGCAGGGTTAAGTTTCATATTATACTCCCTGAGAATCTTGAAGGTTTGGTTGAGATGGTCGATGTGGTCCTTTGCTTGAATTGATTTGACGAGCATATCGTCGATGTAGACCTCCATCGTCTTTCCTATCTGGTTCGCGAACATTTTGTTGACCAGGCGTTGATATGTTGCCCCTGCATTTTTCAACCCGAATGGCATAAAGATGTAGCAATAAAGGCCCATGTTGGTCATGAAGGCTGTCTTTTCCTCGTCATCAGGGTGCATTCGTATCTGGTGGTACCCTGAGTAAGCATCCATGAAGCTCAGGAGCTCATGGCCGGCGGTTGCGTCTACCAACATATCGATGTGGGGCAACGAAAATGAGTCCTTCGGGCATGCCTTGTTGAGGTCTGTAAAGTCGATGCAAACCCTCCACTtgtcattctttttctttactaCTACCACATTAGCGAGCCATTCGGGGTAATGGACCTCTCGGATCAATCTGTTCGTCAAGAGTTTTTGAACCTCTTCATTGATAATTTGATTTCTTTCAGGAGCAAATTTTCTTCGTCTTTGCTTTCTTGGTGGATAGCCCGGATCAACCTGTAGCCTGTGAACAATAACATTTGGGTCAATGCCCGTCATGTCCGCATGGGACCAAGCAAAACAATCGTAGTGTTTAGATAAGAAATTGATAAGCTTCTCTCGGGAGTCGGGGTCAAGTTGTGCTCCAATCCGAACTTTGTGGTCCGGGTGGTCCATGTGGATTTGGACTTCATCTATCTCTATAGCTTCTTCCTCGATCAAACTACGTGGTCGTTTTGGGCGATCGGGTCGATCAGATTGATCTTCTATGATAGCTTTGCTGCTTTGATGACTTTGGGGCAGGCTGGTGGGCTGCGACCTGCCTTCGGGCTCATCTGTTCGTGCAGGTTCACATGATGGGGGTGGTTGATCCATCTTTGGGTGGGTCGAACCATTTTGCTTTAATTGCTATTGAGTGGTTTGCTTTGCCTTCATGGTCGTTTGGTAGCATGCTCTTGAATCTTTTTGCTCGCCCCTGATCTCCTTGATGCCCCATTTAGTTGGGAACCGGATGACTTGGTGGTAGGTAGATGGGACTGCTTCCATATCATGGATCCATGGTCGACCCAAAATGACGTTGAATGCGGAAGGGGTGTTGATCACTAAGAACTTGGTTGATTGATTCACCCCTTCGGCATAGACAGGAAGGTCAATCTCCCCCATCGTGGTCTTGGTCTCACCACTGAAGCCTATAAGGACCGCaaacttttttattattttggacTCGTTCAAGCCCATCTCCCTGAAAGCATCAAAAAACAAGATATTGGCAGAACTACCATTATCGATTAGAACACGCTTGGTCAAACAATTTGCAATAAGCATCATGATGAGGGTGAAGAAGCTTGTCTGATTCAGTTGTATGAAAACGGATTGTTTGGGTCGGAAGGGTTGAAGCGGTCTGGCAGGGCATGTTGGTTTCCGCCTTGTTAGACTTAGCCTGTCGAGTATGCTTCTTTGCTGCGGAGTGGGTGACCCTGCTTACTTCGGAGCCACCAGATATCACATTCACGGTTCTTTCATGAGATGGTGGGTTTGGCGGTGTAGCTTCTCTATGGTCATCATGTCTATCCCTTCCTTGTTGTAGGGTCTGCTTGCCCTTCTCGGTTAGGTAATCGGTGAGGTGGCCTTGTTTTAGTAGGTGAGCCACTTCCAATCTGAGGGCGATGCAATCCTCGGTCCGATGCCCATGGTCTGCATGGAACTCACACCACTTGGACCTGTCCCTCTAGTCCGCTGGGGCCCTCATCCTCTCTGGCCATTTGACTTTGTTGCCCAGGTTCTTTAGTGCCTCAACTGCTTCGGCGGGGGAGATGGATAGGGCATACTCTGGAATCTTTGCTTTCTCGCGGGGGCGTGTGTCGGGTGCCCTATCGTACTCATCCCTTCCTCTGCTTTGTCGATAAGGTGGATATGGTTCAGCACGTCTGTCACGACCTGACCTCCTGTCCACCCGGTGGTCTCTTTCGGGTCTACTGGGTGGGAAGACCCTCTGCATGTTGTATTAGTCTTCCTCCCACTTAATCTGCGCCCAAGCCTGGCAAATAAAGATCCGAGCCGGGCAATAGACCCTTGCGAAAAGCATCCGAGCCGGGCAATAGATCCTTGCGAAAAGCGGTGACAGCGGTTTGCTCGCTACAATTGGTGATTGACACCTTCTCCTTGTTGAAACGTCCAATATAGTCTCGAAGGGGTTCTCCATGTCTTTGGACAATGACGTACAAGTCTTCCAAgatcttctccaattttctgCTACTTGCATACTGTTGAACAAAAACATCAGTTAGTTGGGCAAAAGAGCTAATAGAGTTATTCGGGAGATTCGTAtaccactggagggccggtcctattagactagaaccgaaccccttacacatgcatGCCTCTCTCATGTCACGAGGGATGGCCACGGTGAACATCCTCTGTCGATATTGGGCGATATGGTCGTCTGGGTCAGACGCGCCATCAAACATCTTCATGTGGGGGAAATTAAACTTCCTCGGCATTTCCACCAAAGCTATTTCGTCCACAAAGGGCGAGTCAGCATAACAGCCCTCTGCACTTTTCTTGATTGGGGCCGGGACTCCTGGGATTCGTTGGATGATAGCCTCAATATCCGCCAATCTTCTAGCCAAGGCGGGGTCTAAGTTCTGGATGGTGTTGGGCATGCCCTATCGCCCCTGATCGACCTGAAATGGTTGATCTTGGATGCTGCCATTATGACCGAGTGGACCTGTTCGCCTTGCTCCATCTGGTTGTCCCGTTGGGTCACCTTCGTGTGGTCCCGTTGGCACAACATGCCCCTGTGTGGTATCGGTCCGGCCTATCTGGGTAGGATGGTCCACTCCCCCAGTCGTCAGGTTGACTTGAGTGAGGGCTCCCATTAGGTTTGTCCCGGTTGCTCTGGTTGTCCCGGGTGTTTGATCCAAAATGTGGGTTTCCCCTGCATTCACATGAAGATTGCCCGTGTTAGGATGAATAACCTCCGATCTATTGTTTCTTACCGAGGATGAAGGGTCATCTGGGTTGATCTCAGTTCCATTGGGTGTGAGCGGGATGTCCTCAATATCCATCATGGGGTTAATAGAAACCCGGAATCGATCAGGGTGTTGCGTTTGAATTGGCGGAGGCGTTTGGATCTGAGTGAGAGCGTTCAGTCGGGCTAGTAGCTCTTGGTTTTGTTTTTCCAACAACAACCGACTCTCCCTTTCCTGGGCCATCTGGTCCATCAGGGCATTGAGCTTGGCATCTATCTCCACTTGGGCCAACAACTCGGTTTGTGAGGAAGCATCAGTTATGTCGCGTGTGTCGTTTTGGGTACTCATGGTAGAACTCGGTGATTGTTCGTCGGGAatgcttgattgctagggccccacggtgggcgccaaattatTGGGGATAggtccaacaattacggataagGACGTCGGGGTCGTCCTAtacgatgggcactagcaacctgaaacacgaacaacgttagagccctccttggagcaccggtgggggtgtcgatggaagggcctccgacgctcaagtcagtaaacaatattaataaaaatcgtattgaaagcaattgaaagtaaatgaaataGTAAATCGGATCGATCTGGTCGACGGAGTTGAAGGTGATTGAGCAATGAGCGAGGGCCGTTGGGTCGTCCCGGTTGATCTGATCACCGGAAAACCTAAGGCTGGGAGCGTGGAGGCAGAATAGTGCGAGAGGGGAGAGAAGAGCGAGAGAACGTGTTGGAGTGCGAATGACCTAGTAAGTTATTATTTATACCGCGATGgcctgacggctagggttttgctgGCACGTCCCTTTAAACCCTGGTCGTTCCGATATTTTGGGGATCGTATCCCTGACCTCGTTCCTTTCTTTCTCCCCAAGTCGCTGCCCTTCTAGGGTTTGGGTCGATGGGCCTTAATGACCTAAAGTATCGGGTTGGgctgaattaatttaaattaatccaGTTTTTCGGATTGGGCTTGACGTTTTGGGCCGCGAATATTTGCTCGAATGGGCTATACGAAATTTGCCCACTACAATGACCTATCTTACAATTATctatttctctttttctttttttctttctataaaTCATGTAGTTTGattaatgaaaaatatttaatatacatatcaaattaaaagagcacgataagaactttaattcgatataaattatgttaaaaataaattttaaataaaaaatattatgaaagtTAGAAATTAtcaaactcaattttttttatctctcttatttttttttataacgtaaagagagaggggagagaagagagaagaaaggATGAAATTAACAACcgaatatatatagataaaatagaagagagagaaaatatatttttaaaactttaaataatcatatattattaatttcaaatctatttttaactattttatactccctccgtcccattagtaatgtctcactttcttttttgggttgtcccattgtAGTGTCTCATTCCCTTTATGACAATATTCTCTCTCTttatatctaatatttaaataatttccactaacctactttatctactttctacacactccttaatctctgtgccaaaagaaatgagacactactaatgggacggagggagtaataatttaaAGATATTATCACGAtctataatttaagatatatactaaaatatatttttaaaaataaaaaaaatatatgcaatATAAATATCTTATAAATAAGATCATCTCTCAAAATAAGTTGTTttaccatttatttatttaaaaatcatcaaatttgatttatgaaaaaatgtTCGACatatacatcttaaattaaagattatgacaTGATCATTAATTTGGTgtagaaataatcaaaagaaaATTTAGAACGAATAAAGAATTAGAaagcaattaataataataataataataataataataataataataataataataataattttcattatcaaataatttaaatgatttaataactataattatcattacaatttatataaagttgaaagtttatatattttcatatttggattctttatatgtaaattattttatttttaaaaaaatattttgcacTTTCTTACAGTAaactatttattatttatatttatttatgtaaatatactGTTCAACTTCTATGCTCACCGTGTATTGCATGTGCAAACGTACTAGTTTGCCAGGTTATATACTttataggggtaattgcctctaaatacataaactttcacaTATTTCTTGAATTGCACACCATCTTTAGATTCTGCCCCacaatacatgaactttgagaTTCTTCTGTTTTTTTTCCATGGCACCGAAAACCACTAAATGGAGAGATGACGTGGCTTCCAGAAAACACATGTGGATTCACCGGTGACACGTggatttttttaagttttaatttcttCCACTTAAATATTTTAGCATTCTCATCAAAGCAAACATTAATTGAGATTTAAGGCAGATAATTGGTGGACTGCAAGATtaataaataattcaaaaatattgaGCCAAAAATAGTATCCACAAAGTTAGAGAACCCAGTGCCTAAGATCTTAAGCTCGTTTTGCATTTGTGGGAAACCCTCAAAATAATACAAGATctgtcagggccggccctgggcATAGGCGAGGGGTGCAACCGCCTAGGGCCCAGGGCAAAATGGGGCcccgatttttatttttatttttattgctatATAGAAATAAGATTTTTTTAGTCACATATTGGGCCCCAATCAGTTAAAAATACATATAAGTTCAAAGGCTCCAAtcttatttcatttaaaaaaaaacggttCATAAGCACACAATCATTTTTTTCCCATTTCGCCTAGGGCCCCTGAAATCTCCGGAACGGGCCTGAGATCTGTATTAATCTTCAATAATTCCGTATAAATACACACATTTGTCTGAATGACACTAAATCAGCTTCAATTGCAGCTAGCAGCTGCCGTGGACCTCCCTTCCGCCATTTCCCTTCAATTAAGTTTCAGAGCAACTACAACACACAGTTTCTCGAATCCACAACAGCATCAGGGCTCAAATTCTTCACTTAATTCAAACGCCTAACAACGAGAGAGAGATCGGTCGATTACTCACACCAAAAGAAGGCCAcgaaaatattagaaaaaaatttgggggacCTTTTCAGAATTgagagaagaaaaaagaaacaattGCAACTCCCAATTTGGAAAATATCCAACGGTGATCGCAAGCAACAGAATACTTGAGAGAAGCAAAAAGATGCGCTCTTTGTATTCGTCAACCGCTGCGCTCTTGCAAAAGCGATTTTTACCAAGTAACTTATGGATACTCTTTTATTCACGGCCCCATTTTACTCAATCAACCACTCTAGCTAACCAAAGTTCTGCTCCCTGGTCGACGCGCGCTCAAATACAGACGCGAGCACAGAGGCAGACGTCCCTGGTCGCGGCGCTCTCTTGGCCGACGGCGAGCAGAGATAGAGAGGGAAATTAGGGCCGGAGAGGGTAAAATGCTTGGGGAAATTATGGTTGGAGAGGGTGAATTTTTGGGCAGAgaaattaaaacttaatttttttaaaagtagAAATCCACATGTCACCGGCGAATTCACGTGTGTTTTCCGGCAGTCACGTCATCTCTCCATTTGggctgtttgatatgggtttataggtaggataaattaa contains:
- the LOC130990484 gene encoding uncharacterized protein LOC130990484, with the translated sequence MQRVFPPSRPERDHRVDRRSGRDRRAEPYPPYRQSRGRDEYDRAPDTRPREKAKIPEYALSISPAEAVEALKNLDHGHRTEDCIALRLEVAHLLKQGHLTDYLTEKGKQTLQQGRDRHDDHREATPPNPPSHERTVNVISGGSEVSRVTHSAAKKHTRQAKSNKAETNMPCQTASTLPTQTIRFHTTESDKLLHPHHDAYCKLEMGLNESKIIKKFAVLIGFSGETKTTMGEIDLPVYAEGVNQSTKFLVINTPSAFNVILGRPWIHDMEAVPSTYHQVIRFPTKWGIKEIRGEQKDSRACYQTTMKAKQTTQ